A genomic window from Streptomyces sp. MST-110588 includes:
- a CDS encoding DUF2637 domain-containing protein, translating to MRMTDISLNWLVPGALLLFGVSAAVVVVLRGRRAADAAGGEDSWERSEERRRRKEAVYGTASYLLLFCCAAVAAALSFHGLVGFGMTNLNLSGGWEYLVPFGLDGAAMFCSVLAVREASHGDAALGSRLLVWTFAGAAAWFNWVHAPRGTGHDGAPQFFAGMSLSAAVLFDRALKQTRRAALREQGLVPRPLPQIRIVRWLRAPRETFAAWSLMLLEGVRTLDEAVEEVREDRRQKEQNRHRRRERNRLDRARIKAINRQHRSWRLGRAGRQLEVSAGSAAAGQQIGAEPAITGEPEPVPPPGRIPVGAAGSPPFSSSRPALKAVAGADTETVATSAAARQRTVDLTAEDDTQALPRLDSLEEKLAAIERQFG from the coding sequence ATGAGAATGACCGACATATCACTGAATTGGCTGGTTCCGGGGGCCCTGCTGCTCTTCGGTGTGTCAGCGGCGGTGGTCGTCGTCCTGCGGGGCAGGCGCGCGGCCGACGCCGCCGGCGGCGAGGACTCCTGGGAGCGCAGCGAGGAGCGCCGCCGCCGCAAGGAGGCCGTGTACGGCACCGCCTCCTACCTGCTGCTGTTCTGCTGTGCGGCGGTCGCCGCGGCCCTGTCCTTCCACGGGCTGGTCGGCTTCGGCATGACCAACCTCAACCTCTCCGGGGGCTGGGAATACCTGGTGCCCTTCGGGCTCGACGGGGCCGCGATGTTCTGCTCGGTGCTGGCCGTACGGGAGGCCAGCCACGGCGATGCGGCGCTCGGGTCGCGGCTGCTGGTGTGGACGTTCGCGGGGGCCGCCGCCTGGTTCAACTGGGTGCACGCGCCCAGGGGGACGGGGCACGACGGCGCCCCGCAGTTCTTCGCCGGGATGTCGCTGTCGGCCGCGGTCCTCTTCGACCGGGCGCTCAAACAGACCCGCCGGGCGGCGCTGCGCGAGCAGGGCCTGGTGCCGCGCCCGTTGCCGCAGATCCGTATCGTGCGCTGGCTGCGGGCGCCCCGGGAGACCTTCGCCGCGTGGTCGCTGATGCTGCTGGAAGGCGTACGCACGCTGGACGAGGCCGTGGAGGAGGTACGGGAGGACCGCCGGCAGAAGGAGCAGAACCGTCACCGCAGGCGGGAGCGGAACCGGCTCGACCGGGCCCGGATCAAGGCGATCAACCGCCAGCACCGGTCGTGGAGGCTGGGCCGCGCCGGGCGGCAACTGGAGGTGTCGGCCGGCTCTGCCGCCGCCGGGCAGCAGATCGGCGCGGAACCCGCCATAACCGGCGAACCGGAACCTGTGCCGCCGCCTGGACGCATTCCCGTAGGGGCCGCCGGCTCCCCGCCTTTTTCCAGCTCCCGCCCGGCTCTCAAGGCCGTGGCGGGCGCCGACACTGAGACGGTGGCCACGTCTGCCGCGGCGCGGCAGCGGACCGTGGACCTGACCGCCGAGGACGACACCCAGGCACTGCCGCGGCTGGACTCGTTGGAGGAGAAACTCGCCGCGATCGAGCGGCAGTTCGGCTGA
- a CDS encoding pyruvate dehydrogenase, translating into MAKQTVAEQFVDILVRAGVQRLYGVVGDSLNPVVDAVRRTAGIDWVHVRHEEAAAFAAGAEAQITGRLAACAGSCGPGNLHLINGLYDAHRSMAPVLALASHIPSSEIGTGFFQETHPDRLFTECSHYCELISSPQQMPRVLQTAVQNAVGRSGVSVVSLPGDIAAEPAPERAIEHALVTTRPSVRPGDAEIDELARMIDAADKVTLFCGSGTAGAHAEVMAFAERLKAPVGHALRGKEWIQYDNPYDVGMSGLLGYGAAYEATHECDLLILLGTDFPYNAFLPDDVKIAQVDVRPEHLGRRSKLDLAVWGDVRETLRCLTPRVRAKSSRKFLDRMLKKHADALEGVVSAYTRKVEKHTPIHPEYVASVLDEEAADDAVFTVDTGMCNVWAARYLTPNGRRRVIGSFTHGSMANALPQAIGAQLTDRRRQVVSMSGDGGFAMLMGDFLTLAQYDLPVKVVLFNNSSLAMVELEMLVAGLPSHGTGNRNPDFAAIATAAGAYGVRVEKPKQVRGALRDAFRHKGPALVDIVTDPNALSIPPKISRDMVTGFALSAGKIVLEGGVGRMLQMARSNLRNIPRI; encoded by the coding sequence ATGGCGAAACAGACCGTGGCCGAGCAGTTCGTGGACATCCTGGTCCGCGCGGGGGTGCAGCGGCTCTACGGAGTCGTCGGCGACAGCCTCAACCCCGTGGTCGACGCGGTCCGCCGCACCGCGGGCATCGACTGGGTCCATGTCCGCCACGAGGAGGCCGCGGCCTTCGCGGCCGGCGCCGAGGCGCAGATCACCGGCCGGCTCGCCGCCTGCGCCGGCTCCTGCGGCCCCGGCAACCTCCACCTCATCAACGGTCTCTATGACGCCCACCGCTCCATGGCCCCGGTCCTCGCCCTCGCCTCCCACATCCCTTCCAGCGAGATCGGCACCGGTTTCTTCCAGGAGACCCACCCCGACCGCCTGTTCACCGAGTGCAGCCACTACTGCGAGCTGATCTCCAGCCCCCAGCAGATGCCGCGGGTCCTGCAGACCGCCGTGCAGAACGCCGTCGGGCGCAGCGGCGTCTCGGTGGTCTCGCTGCCCGGCGACATCGCCGCCGAGCCGGCGCCCGAGCGCGCGATCGAACACGCCCTGGTCACCACGCGCCCGTCCGTACGGCCCGGGGACGCCGAGATCGACGAGCTGGCCCGCATGATCGACGCGGCGGACAAGGTCACGCTGTTCTGCGGCAGCGGCACGGCCGGCGCGCACGCCGAGGTGATGGCGTTCGCCGAGCGCCTCAAGGCCCCGGTCGGCCACGCGCTGCGCGGCAAGGAATGGATCCAGTACGACAATCCGTACGACGTTGGTATGAGCGGCCTGCTGGGGTACGGAGCCGCGTACGAGGCCACCCACGAGTGCGACCTGCTGATCCTGCTCGGCACGGACTTCCCGTACAACGCCTTCCTCCCCGACGACGTCAAGATCGCCCAGGTCGACGTACGCCCCGAGCACCTGGGCCGCCGCTCCAAGCTCGACCTCGCCGTCTGGGGCGACGTCCGCGAGACGCTGCGCTGTCTGACGCCCCGGGTGCGGGCCAAGAGCAGCCGCAAGTTCCTGGACCGGATGCTCAAGAAGCACGCCGACGCGCTGGAGGGCGTGGTCTCCGCCTACACCCGCAAGGTGGAGAAGCACACCCCCATCCATCCCGAGTACGTCGCCTCGGTCCTGGACGAGGAGGCCGCGGACGACGCGGTCTTCACCGTCGACACGGGTATGTGCAACGTATGGGCGGCCCGCTATCTCACCCCCAACGGCCGCCGCCGGGTGATCGGCTCGTTCACCCACGGCTCGATGGCCAACGCGCTGCCGCAGGCGATCGGCGCGCAGCTCACCGACCGCCGCCGCCAGGTCGTCTCGATGTCCGGCGACGGCGGGTTCGCGATGCTGATGGGCGACTTCCTCACCCTGGCCCAGTACGACCTGCCGGTGAAGGTCGTCCTGTTCAACAACTCCTCCCTGGCCATGGTCGAGCTGGAGATGCTGGTCGCGGGGCTGCCCTCGCACGGCACCGGCAACCGCAACCCGGACTTCGCGGCGATCGCGACGGCGGCCGGCGCGTACGGCGTACGGGTCGAAAAGCCCAAGCAGGTACGGGGTGCGCTGCGGGACGCCTTCCGGCACAAGGGCCCGGCGCTGGTGGACATCGTCACCGACCCGAACGCGCTCTCCATTCCGCCGAAGATCAGCAGGGACATGGTGACCGGCTTCGCGCTGTCGGCCGGCAAGATCGTGCTGGAGGGCGGCGTCGGCCGAATGCTGCAGATGGCCCGCTCGAACCTGCGCAATATTCCGCGTATTTAG